One segment of Synechocystis sp. PCC 7509 DNA contains the following:
- a CDS encoding M23 family metallopeptidase, which translates to MAIITALIIGVTALPFATKAQVDVIDNDAPTNDNLTPNTFSFDDIEPIQSHGSFSAPGWGSITWTPGTRPEQLFTVGMFRDSFGFQNLSLNQIGAITGQSVTDAPLSSFSPVQNLTVSQLVSLIPQLGQLPVSMSPPIQALAQQQGVDTALGSVAIETISPLLQGTISQLGSSQTEYSISQIPGLENVALKQIPDWENAQIADIPGLSSVPLIDPFSLKDYFIPFDIPFGMSPCKVGKECREFNIDNTASGNWNNSSISCVGAPCSHIEVTRRGNDTNKIRWISKEQKVPGGNGYLCLKEPTGRFPFGKNPKVVLENIDEETGKVEFALYFSVRGPYGAESAHCFGPFPMPFWGERKEGQLVLFGSDKLSTKTPLSDLVRVTPNPSQPSSAPAGEPQNLPPPTDCKGSPSTYVRPTVGPVSDIFGYRPRRGRWHWGIDVAPPYGTPIVAVSCGVVSLNDWVNGYGWVVQVTHTSGKSWHAHMPERSSVQVGQQVKRGERIGRVGSTGRSTGPHLHFEWTPNGSRRPVDPKVLGVF; encoded by the coding sequence TTGGCAATAATTACTGCTTTGATTATTGGTGTGACTGCTTTACCCTTCGCCACGAAAGCGCAAGTAGATGTCATTGATAACGATGCTCCAACAAATGACAATCTAACCCCAAATACATTTTCCTTCGATGATATAGAGCCAATTCAATCTCATGGTTCTTTTTCTGCTCCTGGCTGGGGAAGTATTACCTGGACTCCTGGGACTCGCCCTGAGCAACTATTTACGGTGGGGATGTTCCGCGATTCCTTTGGATTTCAGAATTTATCGCTTAACCAGATTGGAGCTATAACAGGTCAAAGCGTTACTGATGCCCCCCTATCTAGTTTTAGCCCCGTTCAAAATCTGACAGTCTCTCAGCTTGTATCATTGATTCCGCAGTTGGGGCAATTACCTGTGTCAATGTCTCCCCCAATTCAAGCACTAGCCCAGCAGCAGGGCGTTGATACTGCTCTTGGCTCTGTTGCGATCGAAACAATTTCACCCCTACTCCAAGGAACTATTAGTCAACTTGGCAGCAGCCAAACTGAGTATTCAATCTCTCAAATACCTGGACTTGAAAATGTAGCATTAAAGCAAATTCCTGATTGGGAAAATGCTCAAATTGCCGATATTCCAGGATTATCAAGCGTCCCTCTCATCGATCCGTTTTCACTTAAGGATTATTTCATCCCGTTTGATATTCCCTTTGGTATGTCTCCCTGCAAAGTTGGCAAAGAATGTCGAGAGTTCAATATTGATAATACAGCATCAGGAAACTGGAACAACTCAAGTATTTCTTGTGTTGGCGCACCGTGTTCTCACATTGAAGTGACGCGACGGGGCAACGACACTAACAAGATTAGATGGATATCCAAAGAGCAAAAAGTTCCAGGGGGGAATGGGTATCTTTGCCTCAAGGAACCAACGGGGCGATTTCCATTTGGCAAGAATCCTAAAGTTGTTCTCGAAAATATCGACGAAGAAACGGGTAAAGTCGAGTTTGCCTTGTATTTTAGTGTTAGAGGTCCTTACGGTGCAGAATCTGCTCATTGTTTTGGTCCCTTTCCCATGCCGTTTTGGGGTGAACGCAAAGAAGGGCAGCTTGTCCTGTTTGGATCTGATAAACTAAGCACGAAAACGCCATTGTCGGATCTTGTGAGAGTAACCCCTAACCCTAGTCAACCCAGCAGTGCGCCCGCAGGCGAACCGCAAAACTTACCACCACCTACGGACTGTAAAGGTTCTCCGTCTACATATGTTCGTCCCACAGTAGGTCCTGTTAGTGATATTTTTGGCTACAGACCCAGACGGGGACGATGGCATTGGGGAATTGATGTTGCTCCTCCCTACGGAACTCCTATCGTTGCTGTCTCCTGTGGAGTTGTCAGTCTTAATGATTGGGTTAATGGATATGGATGGGTAGTCCAAGTTACCCACACTAGCGGCAAGTCCTGGCACGCACATATGCCTGAGCGTTCGTCCGTTCAAGTTGGTCAGCAAGTTAAGCGTGGAGAGCGGATTGGACGTGTTGGAAGTACGGGGAGGAGTACAGGACCGCACTTGCACTTTGAGTGGACACCTAACGGTTCACGGCGACCAGTTGATCCTAAAGTTTTGGGAGTTTTTTGA
- a CDS encoding type IV secretory system conjugative DNA transfer family protein, with product MKNILEIDPNNPQNWGLALDTLVHSKYAKPLFLLAVLGVVLLVMEIRGKPKLKNSAAWAKREQVKRCRELCRKQKMKGGSANVGLELGKNLPIYDAVTSIIAIGAPKTGKSFGATLAALYAHLKQKNPAILVDVQYPVQTEQIACMARQLGYEAKDIHIFAPGCIESEIWNICEYAQGTYAANLSKLLNDNFATGGDKGDRFFDPAGEGLISATLQLARTIPGLDDVVGCQALLGLDDLPKRVRLNQSKIDPWVYRAFMQLLSTEKSEKTAASIAGIAANLFKRFTEKDIAPALVGKTSFPMFLDGPKLLVLGVRSDLREVIMPIQMALLSLLVDINSVPTRKTPLQVCFDELAAATYRTLPSRINENRKYGVYFNLAFQNLAQLEERYGKNLTTAILGACGTQILFNPREQQTAELISKIVGTENYRESQRSRSSSSGKISTSTSFHVKERPLIPAWKVRLMGQGWAIVLNAGYRSKNGATEYIPYKCKIKVFEEYEKLIKWSASQWSHTRNVFVRRSPQRAVDPEYLSAGVKLAEEFLCLPTTAEVNQQIADQALSGF from the coding sequence TTGAAAAACATCTTAGAGATAGATCCCAATAACCCCCAAAACTGGGGACTAGCACTTGATACGCTGGTTCATTCTAAATATGCCAAACCACTTTTTCTGCTTGCCGTGTTGGGAGTGGTTTTGCTAGTAATGGAAATTCGCGGTAAACCAAAACTGAAGAATTCTGCGGCTTGGGCAAAACGCGAACAGGTCAAACGCTGTCGAGAACTATGCCGCAAACAAAAAATGAAAGGAGGCAGCGCTAACGTAGGACTTGAACTGGGAAAAAATTTACCTATTTATGATGCAGTCACCTCCATTATTGCCATTGGCGCACCCAAGACGGGGAAATCCTTTGGTGCAACCCTTGCCGCACTATACGCCCATCTCAAGCAGAAAAATCCAGCTATCTTAGTTGATGTTCAGTATCCCGTACAGACCGAGCAAATTGCCTGCATGGCGCGGCAATTAGGATATGAGGCTAAAGATATTCATATTTTTGCCCCAGGTTGCATAGAATCGGAAATTTGGAATATCTGCGAGTATGCCCAAGGGACTTACGCTGCCAATTTATCGAAGTTGCTCAATGATAACTTTGCAACTGGCGGAGACAAAGGCGATCGCTTCTTCGATCCAGCCGGAGAAGGTCTAATTTCGGCTACCTTGCAACTGGCGAGAACAATTCCAGGCTTAGATGACGTAGTAGGTTGTCAAGCCTTGTTGGGGTTAGACGATTTGCCCAAGCGGGTTCGGCTTAATCAAAGCAAAATAGATCCTTGGGTCTATCGAGCTTTTATGCAACTGCTATCAACGGAAAAATCAGAAAAGACCGCAGCTTCAATTGCTGGGATTGCCGCCAACTTATTCAAGCGATTTACCGAAAAAGACATTGCTCCAGCCTTAGTTGGCAAAACAAGTTTTCCCATGTTCCTTGATGGTCCCAAACTCTTAGTTTTAGGTGTGCGCTCGGATTTGCGCGAAGTGATTATGCCGATCCAAATGGCACTGTTATCACTTTTAGTAGACATCAACTCGGTTCCCACACGTAAAACGCCTCTGCAAGTATGCTTCGACGAACTAGCTGCTGCCACGTACCGTACTTTGCCTAGTCGGATTAATGAAAATCGTAAATATGGGGTCTATTTTAACCTTGCCTTCCAAAACCTGGCACAACTTGAAGAGAGATACGGTAAAAACTTAACTACAGCTATCTTAGGAGCGTGTGGGACTCAGATTTTATTCAATCCACGAGAGCAGCAGACAGCCGAGTTGATTTCTAAAATTGTGGGTACTGAAAATTATCGGGAATCGCAGCGAAGTCGCTCTAGTTCAAGCGGCAAAATTTCTACTTCAACTTCGTTCCATGTTAAAGAGCGTCCGCTTATTCCCGCTTGGAAAGTTAGGTTAATGGGTCAGGGTTGGGCAATTGTCCTTAATGCTGGTTATCGTTCTAAAAATGGAGCGACAGAGTACATCCCCTACAAGTGCAAAATTAAAGTCTTTGAGGAATATGAAAAGCTAATAAAATGGTCGGCATCGCAGTGGTCGCACACCAGAAATGTATTTGTTCGCCGCTCTCCCCAACGAGCCGTAGACCCTGAATATCTCTCTGCTGGCGTGAAGCTTGCTGAGGAGTTTCTTTGTTTACCAACCACCGCAGAAGTCAATCAACAAATTGCCGACCAAGCTCTTAGTGGATTTTAA
- a CDS encoding ATP-binding protein produces the protein MKNIVLYQIPSSEIEFLLQQLNHPYYWNPAHSHLMRWDLCLTATDMVIASNPLSEIADLPGNIVLDGLLDDGIHSRLTHQIVNAFREQRNQTLYLVGDRFDCPYKLFPFVNIKQWQLPDSAAIANFLKQKGIYCDAVYRASLGLYIGELNNVLQMYTNLQREGLASAISDYKIRKLQGRGITVVPQPDCDAAGMDVLDGILAEITDLLKPEAEIAGLQFPRGTILIGPPGTGKSLFAKSAASRLGLPLLCADWAGLISPIPGESVANLRALLQSAEASAPCILFWDDYDKAFASADLSKDTGEEKKLAGMLLTWLQDRTAPVYTVVTLNRINQIPPELKRRFDRTIFVDLPHEGARHDIFSIHLSKYCGTVPNWSDRDWKILISEYGECTPDEIGKAVYLAAVRSYRQGRTRQITIDDLLYQRKQFTPANIANPAQIQSIRNNSKFALKASSDDRSKWRVEPDPIFKTMLGR, from the coding sequence TTGAAGAACATCGTCTTATATCAAATCCCTTCTAGTGAAATTGAATTTCTCTTACAACAACTCAATCATCCCTACTACTGGAACCCCGCTCACTCTCACCTAATGCGTTGGGACTTGTGCTTAACTGCTACCGATATGGTGATCGCTTCCAACCCCTTAAGTGAGATTGCCGATCTTCCTGGCAATATTGTTCTTGATGGGTTATTGGATGATGGTATTCATTCAAGACTCACTCATCAGATTGTTAATGCTTTCCGCGAACAACGCAATCAGACGCTTTACCTCGTAGGCGATCGCTTTGATTGTCCATATAAACTTTTCCCCTTTGTCAACATTAAACAGTGGCAGTTACCAGACTCGGCGGCGATTGCAAACTTTCTCAAGCAGAAGGGTATCTATTGCGATGCCGTCTATCGTGCTTCATTGGGGCTTTATATTGGAGAGTTGAATAATGTACTCCAAATGTATACGAATCTCCAAAGGGAAGGATTAGCATCAGCCATCTCTGACTATAAGATTCGGAAGCTACAAGGGCGTGGAATTACTGTAGTTCCTCAACCTGACTGTGATGCGGCGGGGATGGATGTTCTCGATGGGATTTTGGCAGAGATTACCGACTTACTCAAGCCTGAAGCAGAAATTGCAGGCTTGCAGTTTCCTAGAGGAACGATTCTCATCGGTCCACCAGGAACGGGTAAAAGTTTGTTTGCTAAAAGTGCCGCTTCTCGTTTAGGTTTACCCTTACTCTGCGCGGATTGGGCGGGGTTGATCTCTCCTATCCCTGGTGAAAGCGTGGCAAATCTAAGGGCGTTATTGCAGTCCGCCGAGGCATCCGCACCCTGCATCTTATTTTGGGATGACTATGATAAAGCGTTTGCCTCCGCAGATCTATCTAAGGACACTGGAGAAGAAAAAAAACTAGCAGGTATGCTGCTGACCTGGCTGCAAGACCGTACCGCTCCAGTTTATACAGTCGTCACCCTAAATCGAATTAATCAAATTCCCCCAGAACTGAAAAGAAGATTCGACCGCACCATTTTTGTGGACTTGCCTCATGAAGGAGCGCGTCATGATATCTTCAGCATCCACTTGTCCAAGTATTGCGGGACGGTTCCCAACTGGAGTGATCGCGATTGGAAAATCCTAATTTCTGAGTACGGGGAATGTACACCCGACGAGATTGGCAAAGCAGTTTACTTAGCCGCAGTGCGCTCGTACAGGCAGGGTCGCACTCGCCAAATCACCATTGACGACTTGCTTTATCAACGTAAACAATTTACTCCAGCCAACATTGCCAACCCCGCGCAAATTCAGTCGATTCGCAATAATTCTAAGTTTGCTCTCAAAGCTTCCAGTGATGACCGCTCAAAGTGGCGCGTGGAACCTGACCCCATATTCAAAACAATGCTAGGACGGTAA
- a CDS encoding TraX family protein has protein sequence MTSFDIKVLAALLMVIDHVGLVFFPDQLIFRYLGRLSFPLFAWLLGQGEKHTKDVYAYLLRIVIWGLVSQPIYVLLFHNGQLNILFTLALGLIALFLPKLTGSKYLVWIATAVIAQAIKAEYGAYGIVTIILMARFVRSSLVWWAGWEILNLSVLFTRLSASYQGLALLAPAILICWNGKQGKKFKSFYLFYPVHLFLLWLVGLSLKFAPALF, from the coding sequence ATGACTTCGTTTGACATTAAGGTTTTAGCTGCGCTCCTGATGGTCATAGATCATGTTGGTCTAGTCTTTTTTCCCGATCAACTAATATTCAGGTACTTAGGTAGGCTAAGTTTTCCACTATTCGCTTGGCTACTTGGACAAGGAGAAAAACATACAAAAGACGTTTATGCTTATCTTCTGCGAATAGTTATTTGGGGATTAGTCAGCCAACCTATTTATGTGCTGTTGTTTCACAATGGACAACTGAATATCCTCTTTACTTTAGCCCTTGGTTTAATTGCCCTCTTCTTACCGAAGCTGACTGGCTCGAAATATTTAGTTTGGATAGCAACGGCAGTCATCGCTCAAGCTATCAAGGCTGAGTACGGAGCCTACGGAATAGTGACTATCATCCTGATGGCTCGGTTTGTTCGCTCTAGTCTAGTTTGGTGGGCAGGGTGGGAAATACTCAACCTATCAGTTTTGTTCACTCGTCTCTCTGCGTCTTATCAAGGATTAGCATTACTTGCCCCAGCGATACTAATTTGCTGGAATGGCAAACAGGGAAAGAAATTCAAGTCATTTTATCTATTCTATCCTGTTCATCTTTTCCTCCTGTGGCTCGTGGGTTTGTCTCTCAAGTTTGCTCCGGCTCTGTTTTAA
- a CDS encoding DEAD/DEAH box helicase, producing MLSTNQNEPCAVTKTTPTLRNYQKQFIADLYTQIRNGSKRILGFSATGSGKTVLAAQVAAHAASRNKRSLFVVHRETLIAQTANKLSSFGITECGFIKAGWQENREALVQIASVQTLERRDWWQELNVDIAILDEAHLTAFAAIVTKMMTEIFPHAIYLGLTATPWRLSKKESLGDIFDNLVSAPMPHKLISSGFLVKPDYFSPNQADLEKVGTAVNGDFNEGQLALACDRQGLSEQMVRDWHNLAFARCTIAFTVNVAHARNLAAAFTNAGVPSAYVDGKMPYKSVARIYQQLADGEILLLASCMKLTEGFDLPSTSAIILARPTKSKALHFQMIGRGLRLAPEINKTDCIVIDIAGNVIRHSFVEDITEISMEPGYEGASGDEAPKKICPTEKQGCGKILYAFTMKCPECGYVFEQPKKVYLVPGLEQLLSEADIERYEYYRKSLREAYDKNFAPGWAAMNFKERYGYWSPNSWSKGAIFGTKPTPQQRSEYLKYLQAIAQRKEKPLEWVQKQMELEFGLGLFE from the coding sequence GTGCTTTCAACTAACCAAAATGAACCATGTGCTGTCACTAAGACAACACCAACCCTGAGAAATTATCAAAAACAGTTCATCGCAGACCTTTATACCCAAATTCGTAATGGCAGTAAGCGCATCCTTGGCTTTTCTGCTACTGGCTCAGGGAAAACCGTTCTGGCTGCACAGGTAGCCGCCCACGCTGCTAGTAGAAACAAGCGATCGCTCTTTGTCGTGCATCGCGAGACATTAATTGCTCAAACAGCAAATAAGCTATCCTCGTTCGGAATAACCGAATGTGGTTTTATCAAAGCAGGTTGGCAAGAAAACCGAGAAGCACTCGTACAGATTGCTTCAGTGCAAACTTTAGAACGACGAGACTGGTGGCAAGAGTTGAATGTAGATATTGCGATCCTGGACGAAGCTCACCTAACCGCTTTCGCTGCCATCGTCACCAAAATGATGACCGAGATTTTTCCTCACGCTATCTACTTGGGTTTAACTGCGACACCCTGGCGATTGAGCAAGAAGGAAAGTTTAGGGGATATCTTTGACAATTTAGTATCGGCTCCCATGCCTCACAAGTTGATAAGTTCTGGTTTCCTGGTCAAACCTGACTACTTTAGCCCCAATCAAGCTGACTTGGAAAAGGTAGGCACAGCAGTCAATGGCGACTTTAATGAGGGTCAACTTGCCCTAGCTTGCGATCGCCAAGGGTTGAGCGAACAAATGGTGAGAGATTGGCACAATCTAGCATTTGCTCGTTGTACCATTGCTTTTACAGTTAACGTCGCCCATGCACGAAACTTAGCTGCTGCCTTTACAAATGCTGGAGTGCCGTCAGCCTATGTAGATGGCAAGATGCCCTATAAGAGTGTTGCCCGGATTTATCAGCAGTTAGCTGATGGAGAAATCCTGCTGCTGGCAAGTTGTATGAAGTTAACTGAGGGCTTTGATTTACCGAGTACGAGCGCGATTATTTTGGCGCGTCCTACTAAGTCAAAAGCTCTCCATTTTCAGATGATTGGACGGGGGCTAAGACTTGCTCCCGAAATTAACAAAACAGACTGCATCGTAATTGACATTGCTGGCAACGTGATAAGGCATAGCTTTGTCGAGGATATCACAGAAATTAGCATGGAGCCTGGATATGAGGGGGCGAGTGGCGATGAAGCTCCCAAAAAGATTTGTCCAACAGAGAAGCAAGGCTGTGGCAAAATCCTCTATGCTTTCACCATGAAATGCCCCGAATGCGGTTATGTGTTTGAACAACCCAAGAAAGTCTACTTAGTTCCAGGGCTAGAACAACTACTTAGCGAGGCAGATATCGAACGCTACGAGTATTACAGGAAAAGCCTGCGCGAAGCTTACGATAAGAACTTTGCCCCTGGATGGGCGGCAATGAACTTCAAGGAGCGCTATGGCTACTGGTCGCCTAATAGCTGGTCGAAGGGCGCAATCTTCGGGACTAAACCAACGCCGCAGCAACGCTCTGAGTATCTTAAGTATTTACAGGCGATCGCGCAAAGGAAGGAAAAACCCCTTGAGTGGGTACAAAAACAAATGGAGCTAGAGTTTGGCTTAGGGTTGTTTGAATAA